The Eleutherodactylus coqui strain aEleCoq1 chromosome 10, aEleCoq1.hap1, whole genome shotgun sequence genome contains the following window.
TAAGGAGCAAAGTTACTTACACAGATCATGAGATCATCTCTCAACTGAAGGAAGATCCTGAGTGACTGGGATCCAGGATCAGCAGCCCCAGATGTGGACATGTTTTCCAGAACATCAACTGTTACTGACACTCTTTTCAAGGTGAAGATGAGACGATCGCCGGGCTGTTAGAGGAACAATGAGGGTGAGGAGGGGTTCATGTTGTTGTATAAAGGTTGTTGGTAAGAGAAGACCGACCACTATGTACTTACCGTTAGATCACATACAGACGgcttgtgtctcatcatccttctGTAGCATTTAATGGCATCGGTGGACATGTTCTTCTCCTGTGGACGGTTAGAGAAGCTTTATCTGATGTGGATTAAACAGTTTTTATGCATTCAAAATTAATAACTTCATTCGCCAATCCTTCAAGTAGAGTCTGACTATCAATGTCTACTGTTACCGGCTGATCAGAGATTTAGAACCGCTCTGAGGGCCTCATGTCATCATGGATTGTAACCAATGACTGCACATATAATGATGGTTATTTTGCCCTTCCACCATCCTAATATTAATGATATAACACATAATGTCTTGTACACTGTTTGTGTTTCCTGACTTTTGGCTCAACCTGCAGATCTGTAAATCAGAATCCTCCCAGTATACAGTCTTCCTCCTTACATGCTCATTCTGCAGCTCCTTGATCACCGTCATGTCATCAGAAGATACTGATTTATATCTGGACATCCGGCAGGGTCTCCTGAGTGGATTTGCGGTCACTGCCAGAAGTAGAATACTGAAGCCCACCAGTCTGATGTCCATGGCCGGAGTATCGCTGCCGATCTGGAGATCTCTCCTCTGCTGATCTCAACTTTGTTTTAAGTCTCCCCATATTTCTCCTTTTATATTTTAGTCTCCAGGAGAAAAATTCCATCATTTTCGTGATTTGGAGGTTTCTACTCCCTACGTTTAGAACTGAAGTAATTGCAGACAAGTGATAGCAGCCGTAGGAAGGAAGTCCTTACAACTATCAGTTTCCTTACTATACAGGTGTGATGTCAGGTAAGTGGGAGGAGCCTCACCCTTGTTACCTGACATTACCGTCTCACCTGTACAGTAAGAAAACTGAAAGTTATAAGGACTTCCTACGGCTGCTGTCACTTGTCTGCAATTACTTCAATTGTAAATGTATAGAGAGGATTCCTCCACATCGCGGAAATGAAGGAATTTCTCTCCTGGAGACTAAAATATAAAAGGAGAAACATgggaagacttaaaggggttgtcccgcgccgaaacggtttttttttttttaacccccccccccccccccgttcggcgcgagacaaccccgatgcaggggttaaaaaaacaacccgcacagcgcttacctgaatcccggcggtccggcgtcttcatacttacctgctgaagatggccgccgggatcctctgtctccgtggaccgcagggcttctgtgcggtccattgcagattccagcctcctgattggctggaatcggcacgtgacggggcggagctacacggagccggcattctacacgagcggccccatagaagactgcagaagacccggactgcgcaagcgcggataatttggccatcggagggcgaaaattagtcggctccatgggaacgaggacgccagcaacggagcaggtaagtataaaactttttataacttctgtatggctcataattaatgcacaatgtacattacaaagtgcattattatggccatacagaagtgtatagacccacttgctgccgcgggacaacccctttaagatggagtTGAGATCAGCAGAAAAGGGATAGAAGACAATTGTGCAGGTGAGCATCTTCTGCTGGGTGTATATACAGAATATCAGAGCTGCAGACATTCACAGGATGGATTTATGTACAATAATCATCTTATATATAATAATGTCTTATACACAGGTTCACAGGAAGAGAAGAAAGTCTCCAGATCGGCACCGATACTCCGGCCATGGACATCAGACTGGTGGTCTTCAGTATTCTACTTCTGGCAGTGACCGCAAATCCACTCAGGAGACCCTGCCGGATGTCCAGATATAAATCCGTATCTTCTGATGACATGACGGTGATCAAGGAGCTGCAGAATGAGCATGTAAGGAGGAAGATTGTATACTGAGAGGATTCTGATTTACAGATCTGCAGGCTGAGCCAAAAGTCAGGAAACACACAAAATATGTCCGATAATCTCATCCTTTCCATTATAGACTCTATGTAAAAAATATCAAGCACAtaaaagaagttgtcgttttgctgcagaattctgcatgcAGTTAAAGCTTAAGCAGATTTAACAAATGGTtacagttgtggtgattagatgcacagtcttgccacctgaggcgctataattggttccacccttggcctataataaGGCCCTCAGACTGTCACATCAGCTTcatgcaataactgcaaaccacAATATAAAGTCTCTGGCAGTGTTCACACCACCAGATACAAGGCAACATAAACATAGGAGGAAAACCTTTCCTAAGgggaactagagggtgacaacccctACCTACTAGTGGATGACCCACCCCgataaggacgcatccaccctCGTGCCTGTGCCACATGCTAACCCTAGCAAATgacaaaggaaaaaaacaacataGGGGTTATGCTAATGATAGTTTTTTATGAGACGGTCTGCACTGACATGTATGCCCGGGTTCCTTTCTATGGCCCGTATTTCTGCCAATGAACAATATTTTGTAGTGTGTTCCTCACATGGTGGGAGCTTATAATGCAACTGATCTCAAAATGAAGATCTCCATGCACTCTGACCGAGATCTGCGACGTGGACAAGTCTAGAATAAGTGCCCTGTTTGGTCACACAGAAAACAATATTTCTGAAATCGGAACCTGCCCCTCTCCCAGACCGCTGAGACACAGAACCTAACTGCATGGGTTCCTCTGCATTTGCCGATTCCCTAGAGAACTCAGGTTCTTGTTCCCCGTGTTGTTCTCTCACACGCCGCCCGATGCGGATGGCCAATGCCATGGCATCATCCAAATATCAAGGCACCGGTTGTGAAATGATCAGATCGTTTATTTAATTGTTAAGGCCAAAATTAAACTGGATCGTTCCATTGTATGTCGGTCGCCCAACGCCAAAAGTTTGCACAAAACTCCTCAATGGCAGATCTGCTCTGACGCAAAGCCCTGATCTTCCCCTCTGCCAATGACACCCTGTCCCGGTCATCGTAAATCAGTCCgagagcagaaaaaaaactatccaCAGATGACAAAACCTCGGacatgaggaaaaagaaaaaccccAAGCCTGCAGGTCTTCCTAAGATCTCTAATCACGATCCCCGCTCTCTGACTCTCATTACATGAAGAGATGGGGCACAATCTACAATACAGTCTGCAGGATACCCCAATAGAAACAAACCTCCGTCTGTCCCCGAGAATGGTTATGGCGAGTCCAGCTTTGGCTCTTTCACTGAGCTTGACTGCACCAGTTGCTGCCGCTTAATTTCAGCAACCTCAATCACCAAGGCCCTGAACTGATTGGGCAAGGTCTCTATAGGATCCATAGTACTACACCAAAGATCCTATGGAAACTGCAGAATGATCTTCAAAAGCATTAAAGCAAAGATCAGAATTGTCTCCAGGAAAATAAAGAACACAAGCAACAAAAAGACTGAAATCACTGAGAATTCTGTCTGTGAAGACTTTTTAGAATATGATAGACAGGAAGGTGGGCCGTTATATCATTTAGAACCACAGTGACGAGAGTGAAGGTctattgtaacatagtaacatagtaggttaggctgactgaaggcaatgtccatctagttcagcctgtttcaacccccttgttgatacaggggaaggcaaaaagcctcaagaggcagaagccaattaacccCATGttaagcgccattttctagccaataaacacgcggggaaggcattaccacttcctgctgtgacgtgccagccctctccctcccacagtagtgagtggctgggccgatcaggtgaccgccgagtacttaaactggtcccgcccgcggctcacctcagatgcatgctggcagaggttagggtaagtgctgctgctgatatagggaatgtGTTAGATTTTAtccacagaaaaagccaaaaatacaatacctgaaggtctgcaaagcagacacggtcgccataggcacgatcgccataaggcaggcacaatcgccaccggcacaatcgccgtagggcaggcgcaatgggcgcaagccctggagatatgcagtcagccagacaataatgtggaggagcagcttgttcctggcaggctaatatgcagtcacccactcaacccaacccagattggggaggagtgactgcatatactgatAGCCTGCAGGGaatgtgttagagtaggatcttcTCTTCAAGGACCTTAGGGCTActactcattgtgtgcattactgttgtggctggctgggagcagtagtgcaacatattttttttaagcatctaggcctttgcaggccattacacctatactgttctgtgtctgcagtgcattaggcagaggtctcaacgctaaacagtactctaatatttcctgggccattgcagctcattgcagctataccgttctatgtgtgcagtgccttaggcagagggctcactctcatcgctaaatagtacgcaaatatttcctggcccactgcagaacagcatttcacagatactattctctgtgttgggtgaagtagccacagttaccagcactatccactggctttatagctttttgccactccacacagcctccgctatctacaaatctctgtgtgcggtgaattagccccagttctcagtgctgtacagtggggtaatttatttgggccctgctctatccttaatccaacatgatgaggagtaggggtaagggtcgaggacgtggacgtggacacaggcgtccaagtgagggtgtgggcacaggccgaggtcctgggaagaatgaatcacagccggctgctgcaggattagaagagaggcacgtttctagcttcatattacaatttacgggtccacgtggtagaccttcattacaagcagagcagtgcaagcaggtcctgtcgtggatcgcagataatgcgtccagcaatgtgtcgaacccccagtcttctacacagtccactactcctggcctagggacagcaattctgaatcctctagctgctcctcctgtctcccagcctcgtcactccaggaaaatgacagattttgagcaggcagactcccaggaactgctcttgggtccctgccctgagtgggaaaaaatggttcctctctcacctgaggagtttgttgtgaccgatgcccaacctttggaaagttcccggagtccaggtgatgaggctggggacttccagcaactgtcttaagagctttttgtggatgaggataatgagactcagttgtctgtcagttagatagtagtaagggcagtatgtccgagggaggagcgcacagaggattcagaggaagagcagctggacgatgaggtgagtgaccccacctggtttgctaagcctactgaggacagggcttcagagggagaggcaagtgcagcagcaggacaggttggaagaggcagtggggtggcccgggggagaggcagggccagagcgaaaaagcccccaactgtttcccacagcatcccctcatggcaagcctccgtgcagagggctaggtgttcaaaggtgtggatgttttttagtgagagcgcagacgaccgacgaacggtggtgtgcaacctgtgccgcaccaagatcagccgggtaaccaccactaccagcctcaccaccaccagcatgcgcaagcatatgatggccaagcaccccacaaggtgggacgaaggctacactccgcctccgggtcacaccactgcctcttcacctgtgccacaacctggcacacagatccaatccctctcccaggatgcacccacaccctcacctgcaCGGCcctccacggcctctagcaatgtctctcagcgcagcatttagctgtagctaacacaagcgttggagcaaaagcagaaatacgccgccacccacccgcatgcacacgctttaaatgtgcacaatgacaaattaatcagcctggagatgctgccgtacaggcttgtggaaacggaggttttcaaaaaccatgatagcggcggcggtcccacgctacttggtccatagtcgccactatttttcccagtgtgccgtccctgcTCTACAGCAGCACATCCCTGCAAcattaaccgtgccctcaccagcacagttactgggaaggtccacttaacgacggacatgtggacaagtactggcgagcagggacactatatctttctgacggcacattgggtgaacttggtggaggctgggactgagtcagatcctgggaccgctcacatcctacccacagcCAGAATaaagggtcctacctcggtgctggtatctgcggcatattatgccacctcctccaaccccccccccctcctcctccgccacatcctctctcaattaagaagtgtgagcacgttgccagtaTTCAGTAGCGCgcagtgcggcagcacagcggtgggcaagcgtcagcaacccgttttgaaactaatcagcttaggtgacaagaggcacacgtcccctgagctgttacagggtctgacagagcatacCGACCTCTGCCTttcaccgctgaacctccaaccgggcatggtcatgtgtgacaacggccgtaacctggtggtggctctgcagcttggcagcctcacacacgtgtgttttggaggaggagcaggggaagagactgctggccacaatgcacagggtacccatgctgcttccctctcatctgttcagcgtgtatgggctgaagagcagGAGgttcatcctcctagtgaggacagtgatgtgttgcgtactgggactctggcacacatggctaacttcatgttaggctgcccttCCCTTGACCtgcgtgttagacgcattctggccaacacgaattgctgggtgtacacccttctagacccatggtataaggagaacctttccactctcatttccgaagaggaaaaggggaaAGAGAGTGATGCAAtcccacaaggccctggtggaaaaactaatgctaaagttcccatctgacagtgctagcagtAGAAGACGCagctcagagggccaactagcagggaagtgcggggatcaggcagcatgttcagtgcaggcaggggaacactctctaaggcctttgacagctttctggctccccagcaagactgtgtcaccactccccagtcaagaccgagtcggagggagcactgtaaaaagatggtgagggagtacatagccaaccgtaccaccatcctccgtgatgcctcggCTCCATAAAActgttgggtgtcaaagctggacacgtggcatgaacttttgctgtacgccctggaggtgctggcctgccctaccgctagcgtcttgtcagagagggtgtttagtgctgctggggggatcatcacggataagcgtacccacctgtaaactgacagtgctgacatgcttaccctcataaagatgaacaaaggctggatttccccagacttctcttctccactggtggaaagcagtggatcctagagattcttttcgctgcaacaggagaaaaattgcatcctctatcaccccaaaaaagggcagAATTATCTACGTCTATCCCTCTCAGATAttgttactcctcctcctactaccctcctaaaacagcatgttatcacgctgaactgctaatttttctgtggcccaaaagtctctgtttaaaagttttaaaagtttaacttAAACCAATTGTTTCGGAggctgtctccaggctctgttacaaatgaaGCAAGAACGAGCTGTATCTATAAAAAttttttatgggtttcacctgtcctctgagttcagcaatttttcaggggtacacttctaCTCTTGGTAcgccaatttttctggccctcgcctatactgttatccaactaatttttccgggcttcgcctatactcatgctacaccaatgattcaggggttcgcttatactcttgctacagaaatgttacatgggtacgcctatacacttgctagagaaatgttacaggcgtctgcctatacacttgctgctgaaatgttactggggtccgcctatacacttgctactgaaaggtttgagcggttcgactgtactcttgctactgaaatgttactggggtccgcctatacacttgctaccgaaatgttacaagaGGCTGCCTATtcacttgctaaagaaatgtttcatgggctcgcctatgctgtgggtgcaaaaaggTTTCCCAGCACGGTGTTCAACTATCTGGTACAAATACACCGAATAAATTctttggggacacatggatttcccattgctatgtaaatcATGGCACactgggtcaaccaggtggaggcttggaccgagcctggcccTGGGGTCGCTCACGTGCttaccacacagagtattgcgggtcctacctcggccaTGGTTTCTCAGGCTTCTTATGCCACCTtcccctcctgcttggggtcaggggatcagcgctgatcaacatgtatttgctcttgtgttaccatagttatctgagacactggtttggaccaatcaaaagaagcataacaGATTGGAGGCGAcatttacagctgtactagcattcaagtccgcttcatgcccgcgattgctgagggtgtgggcagaggccgaggtcctgggcggggtgaaactctgccatgtgtgggcactctgatttcttcatatttaatactgtctttgagtttcatgggctcgcctatgctgtggatacacaaagatttcccattgcaatgtTTAGCTATCGGGCACAAATAAActaaatgacttgggtagggtgcagaatgcagacggctttcccagcacggtgttcagctatctcatAGATACACCTAATGAATTgtttggggacacatggatttcccattgctcacGGTACATTGGGTCAgctaggtggaggctgggactgagcctggccCTGGGCTCGtgcacgtgcttcccacacagagtattgcgggtgctacctcggtgatggtttctcgggcttattatgccacctcctcctgctccttggggtctggggaacagcgctggtcggcatgtattatctctcgtgtttcgtgttacctcagttatccgagatactggattgaagcgttcacaggaagcgtaactgatttaaggaGACTtttacagggtcactgtatacctgtggtggctacttttgcgacacctcctgcttcacacCAAtctttgctgcattgtggagatgtgtagaagtactggcacctgagtccccttcgtGCCCTTGTTTGCGgcccctgacaattttgtgacataggtggcacaggattggaattatgattggATATCAATTTACCATCAATTTTCATCAGctttgtggactatcgcccacactttcaaggatggtggctgccaggccctgccaaccctctgcagtgtgtgcctctggttcctcctcatccaagatgcacttataaatagacatgagggtggtgtggctatgaagcaagcatgtggcatgaggacaactgagcgctgcacagggaaaaattTGTGtccgctgtggacgcaggctcgtgcggggggttggacagcaataccagcatgtaaaccaggagtagaggcagcggtgtcacccgcaggtgctgattgtccttcgttgcagctagtgtggtgctttcctaagatgtgccagtgcgtgtgccttgctaatgatggtcttTCCCAAGgtaattgttaggggggtgaccgccaggttcTTGCCCCCTATTTGGCTTTATAGTgccacctgggagcctcagatgcagccatgctgttacttatccatttctgtggcgTTTGCAGGACTTTATGAGGTTCTCCGGTGTTTCACTAATCATcctctatgcagagcatcggtcagcctgaaaaatactcgagtcgcccattgactttaatggggttcgtcactcgaaacgagctctcgagtattacaaaaagctcgactacagtaccgagcacccgagcattttggtactcgctcatctctagtgaagacctTTTAGAATATGATAGACAGGAAGGTGGGCCAATATATCATTGGCTAATTTAGAACCACAGTGACGAGAGTGAAGGTCTACTGTAGCTACATGATAATTCAAGTGATTGAGGAGTTTGAGAGCAAAGaggaagaagatgatcagtgacCTGGCGGATGGATACACTCATACAAATCATTAATGCAGAACTGAAGAGGAAACATCAGACATTGTTATTATGGGATATTTTATTTAGACATTTCTTGACATTTGAAGAAATATTCATAAAAAAGGCAATAAATCCGCACTGagcgataaataaataaaacaacatgTAATAATCTAAATACCGATACAAATATATAATACAGGAAATAATGGATAGAAT
Protein-coding sequences here:
- the LOC136581158 gene encoding interferon lambda-2-like, whose translation is MDIRLVGFSILLLAVTANPLRRPCRMSRYKSVSSDDMTVIKELQNEHEKNMSTDAIKCYRRMMRHKPSVCDLTPGDRLIFTLKRVSVTVDVLENMSTSGAADPGSQSLRIFLQLRDDLMICMKVSPGFNTIPSKQLKPWLHHLQHFMDEASPQCLQDAVLLSLISLVVEDVGCWAHGKKLQGSFTEDP